One part of the Caproiciproducens sp. CPB-2 genome encodes these proteins:
- the mreC gene encoding rod shape-determining protein MreC, with the protein MKDFFHSRGFKLLITVVFIMFALMLYTASTGSSLTANLLSLISTPMQRVSTVVTNNAAVAAQNAARTNEELAAENAALRKQIEELNKKLINYYSYQQENAQLRKFLELKNENKDFKPVSAAVIGRDPNDLFYNFQIDKGSLAGIAVNDPVITEGGVVGWISSVNASYSRVTTILSADTKISALDKVNRDSGVISSDIKFADKGVLKLGYLTADTTVKAGDIIVTSGLGGVFPRNLAIGTVNEVKNDPYDVSLYAEVKPFVDVKTVRDVMVITAFEGQGQALSDGGSSASSTASSSPSSAVSSGGK; encoded by the coding sequence TTGAAAGATTTTTTTCATTCGAGGGGATTTAAGCTTCTCATCACCGTTGTGTTCATTATGTTCGCTCTGATGCTTTATACGGCGAGCACCGGCAGTTCCCTTACCGCGAACCTGCTCAGCCTGATTTCCACCCCGATGCAGAGGGTCAGCACCGTCGTCACCAACAACGCCGCCGTCGCGGCGCAGAACGCCGCGCGCACCAACGAAGAGCTGGCGGCGGAAAACGCGGCGCTGAGAAAACAGATCGAAGAGCTGAACAAAAAGCTGATCAACTATTACAGCTACCAGCAGGAAAACGCCCAGCTGCGCAAATTTCTGGAGCTGAAAAACGAAAACAAGGATTTCAAACCGGTCTCCGCCGCGGTCATCGGCCGCGACCCGAACGACCTGTTTTATAATTTTCAGATCGACAAGGGGTCCCTTGCCGGTATTGCCGTGAACGACCCCGTCATCACCGAAGGCGGCGTGGTCGGCTGGATTTCCAGCGTAAACGCCAGCTACAGCCGGGTGACCACGATTCTTTCCGCGGACACGAAAATCAGCGCCCTCGACAAGGTCAACCGCGATTCCGGGGTCATCAGCAGCGACATCAAATTCGCCGACAAGGGCGTTCTGAAGCTCGGCTACCTGACCGCAGACACGACGGTAAAGGCCGGCGACATCATTGTGACGAGCGGTTTGGGCGGCGTATTCCCGCGCAACCTTGCCATCGGCACGGTCAACGAGGTGAAGAACGATCCCTACGACGTTTCTCTTTATGCGGAGGTCAAGCCCTTTGTGGATGTAAAAACCGTGCGCGACGTCATGGTCATTACCGCCTTTGAGGGACAGGGCCAGGCGCTTTCCGACGGCGGCTCTTCCGCTTCCTCGACCGCCTCTTCGTCTCCCTCTTCCGCCGTTTCTTCCGGGGGGAAATAA
- a CDS encoding nucleotide-binding protein: MGVATVITSGKGGVGKSTVTAGLGFALAARGRRVLLIDGDAGLGCLDHMLGVSEQQVFDIADVVSGRAEPVKAVYPCPFSERLFLLPAPAREDDLISPDIMKQLVSVLSRYYDHVLIDSPAGVGGGFASAAASARRALIVTTPDPICVRNANKAHFLLEQAGIKQQRLIINRFSGHNFYTQGFYPDLDSVIDSAGVRLIAVIPEDMLLAAAASNCEPAPQKSAGAMAFGRLAARLEGEHVPLAALQKF, translated from the coding sequence ATGGGTGTCGCAACAGTCATCACATCGGGTAAGGGCGGTGTAGGGAAATCCACCGTAACAGCCGGCCTTGGTTTTGCTTTGGCAGCCAGGGGCAGACGTGTTTTGCTGATTGACGGCGACGCCGGTCTGGGATGTCTGGACCATATGCTCGGCGTTTCGGAGCAGCAGGTCTTTGATATTGCGGACGTGGTTTCGGGCCGTGCCGAACCGGTAAAAGCCGTTTATCCGTGTCCCTTTTCGGAAAGGCTGTTTTTGCTGCCCGCCCCCGCGAGGGAGGACGATTTGATCAGCCCGGATATTATGAAGCAGCTCGTATCGGTACTTTCCCGGTATTACGACCACGTACTGATCGACAGCCCCGCCGGCGTGGGCGGCGGCTTTGCGAGCGCGGCGGCTTCGGCCCGGCGCGCGCTGATTGTCACAACACCCGATCCCATCTGTGTGCGAAACGCAAATAAAGCGCATTTTTTACTGGAACAGGCCGGGATAAAGCAGCAGCGGCTGATTATCAACCGTTTCAGCGGGCATAATTTCTACACGCAGGGATTTTACCCGGATCTTGATTCCGTGATTGATTCCGCCGGGGTGCGGCTCATCGCCGTGATTCCGGAGGACATGCTTCTGGCGGCCGCCGCTTCCAACTGCGAACCGGCCCCGCAGAAATCGGCCGGCGCGATGGCTTTCGGCCGGCTTGCCGCAAGGCTGGAAGGCGAACATGTGCCCTTGGCCGCGCTGCAGAAATTCTGA
- a CDS encoding MFS transporter has translation MNKRNVYLLYGVALLQGMVFYAPIATLYRQARGLGIFEITLIESISMVVSLALELPWGFLAERIGYRRTLLICNFFYFVSKIVFWQAAGFGMFLLERLILAVVISGLSGCDSAFLYLSAGKADSLRVFGIYSAMGSAGTLLASTVFSLFLHGNSSLSALFTVFSYGFSLLLTIFSTEVENHVENSKNFRKQVFGMFVTLKNQKTFLWFLLAAALFAECSQTITVFLNQLQYQRGGIRPETMGLLYLPVIVAGLFAARSHRLVGRMGEGKACALLFLTGGVACLAMFFSGNPVLSVGCVVLLRTAASLFVPIQMEAENRTVSAGNRAAVLSAYSVAMDVVSAGTNLLFGKAAQAGVAASMLLGAGFCLAALLSYGIWRRAGTR, from the coding sequence TTGAATAAAAGGAATGTTTATCTGCTGTACGGCGTCGCCCTGCTTCAGGGCATGGTGTTCTACGCGCCCATTGCCACACTGTACCGGCAGGCGCGCGGGCTGGGGATTTTTGAGATCACGCTGATCGAAAGCATCAGCATGGTGGTCAGCCTTGCGCTTGAGCTTCCATGGGGCTTTCTGGCGGAACGCATCGGATACCGCCGGACCCTGCTGATTTGTAACTTTTTCTATTTTGTATCAAAAATCGTCTTCTGGCAGGCGGCCGGCTTCGGCATGTTCCTGCTGGAGCGGCTGATCCTTGCCGTGGTGATCAGCGGCCTTTCCGGCTGCGACAGCGCGTTTCTCTACCTTTCGGCAGGAAAGGCCGATTCCCTTCGGGTATTCGGCATTTATTCCGCCATGGGTTCCGCCGGAACTCTGCTGGCTTCGACAGTATTTTCCCTTTTTCTGCACGGAAACAGTTCCCTGTCCGCGCTTTTTACGGTTTTCAGCTACGGGTTCTCGCTCCTTTTAACAATCTTTTCAACAGAAGTGGAAAACCATGTTGAAAACTCCAAAAATTTCCGTAAACAGGTTTTCGGGATGTTCGTCACCCTGAAAAACCAGAAAACTTTTTTATGGTTTTTACTGGCGGCGGCGCTGTTTGCGGAGTGCAGCCAGACAATTACGGTTTTCCTTAACCAGCTCCAATACCAGCGCGGAGGAATCCGCCCGGAAACCATGGGCCTGCTGTATCTTCCCGTGATTGTCGCCGGGCTCTTCGCCGCGCGTTCCCACCGGCTGGTCGGCCGGATGGGGGAAGGCAAAGCCTGTGCGCTGCTGTTCCTGACCGGAGGTGTGGCGTGCCTGGCAATGTTTTTTTCCGGGAACCCGGTGCTTTCCGTCGGGTGCGTCGTTCTGCTGCGCACCGCCGCCTCCCTTTTCGTACCCATTCAGATGGAGGCGGAAAACCGCACGGTTTCCGCCGGGAACCGCGCCGCCGTCCTTTCCGCCTACTCGGTCGCCATGGACGTGGTTTCCGCCGGCACCAACCTGCTGTTCGGCAAAGCGGCGCAGGCGGGCGTCGCGGCATCCATGCTGCTGGGCGCGGGTTTTTGCCTTGCGGCGCTTTTGTCCTACGGAATCTGGCGGCGGGCGGGAACCCGGTAG
- the mreD gene encoding rod shape-determining protein MreD, with protein MEKLKVLRYFAYTIEILVFYMVQETPGLVPDLFGARPVLLIPIALSIAMFEKETAAMAFGLLCGLLIDFGAGGVLGFHGLLLSVICYSVGLIAANLIQTNFLTAMITAVISTGCVVLLQWVFFYLLFSYSHAAYALTAHYIPRFFYTTAFMPVAYYFNRALALQIRAKEE; from the coding sequence ATGGAAAAGCTCAAGGTTCTCCGTTATTTTGCCTATACCATTGAAATACTGGTGTTTTATATGGTCCAGGAGACACCCGGCCTTGTTCCCGACCTGTTCGGCGCACGGCCGGTGCTTTTGATACCCATCGCGCTTTCCATCGCCATGTTTGAGAAAGAGACCGCCGCCATGGCCTTCGGCCTGCTGTGCGGGTTGCTGATCGATTTCGGCGCGGGCGGCGTGCTGGGCTTTCACGGCCTTCTGCTCTCCGTCATCTGCTACAGCGTGGGGCTGATCGCCGCCAACCTGATCCAGACAAATTTTCTGACCGCCATGATTACCGCGGTGATTTCCACCGGCTGCGTCGTTTTGCTGCAATGGGTTTTCTTTTACCTGCTGTTCAGCTACTCTCACGCGGCCTACGCGCTGACCGCGCATTACATTCCGCGGTTTTTCTATACGACCGCGTTTATGCCGGTCGCGTACTACTTCAACAGGGCGCTCGCCCTGCAGATACGGGCAAAAGAAGAATGA
- the hisS gene encoding histidine--tRNA ligase gives MELIKAQKGTQDLLPAQTEKWQVVEDVMRSEAKTHGFGEIRTPVFEDTRLFQRSVGETTDVVQKEMYTFNDKGGRSVTLRPEGTAGAVRAMLEHGMYNDGLPLRLSYFTSCYRYENTQAGRLREFHQFGLEVFGTQSPMADAELIGTAKSIFGRLGVQNLKLEINSIGCPGCRAKYYEALRAYFSDYRDQLCETCQGRLERNPMRILDCKSPVCSKIAAGAPRMLDYLCDDCRTHFESVKSYLDAISIEYTVNPSIVRGLDYYTKTVFEFVSDDLGAQSTVCGGGRYDGLVEEMGGQPMPALGFGLGMERLMMILDAQKVEFPEPETCDLFIGALGDAARLEAFKLTHSLREYSISAACDINDRGLKAQMKYADKISAKYSLVLGDDELAAKKAVIKNMKTGEKSKIDLSKDFVEQFVTLQTKDEDSIAF, from the coding sequence ATGGAACTGATCAAGGCACAAAAAGGGACGCAGGATTTACTGCCCGCCCAGACGGAAAAATGGCAGGTTGTGGAGGACGTGATGCGCAGCGAGGCCAAAACCCACGGCTTCGGGGAAATCCGCACCCCGGTTTTTGAGGATACCCGGCTTTTTCAGCGCTCGGTGGGGGAAACCACCGATGTGGTACAGAAAGAGATGTATACCTTCAACGACAAGGGCGGCCGCTCCGTTACCCTCCGGCCGGAAGGGACCGCGGGCGCGGTGCGCGCCATGCTGGAGCACGGCATGTACAACGACGGGCTGCCGCTGCGCCTTTCCTACTTTACCTCCTGTTACCGCTATGAAAATACCCAGGCGGGCCGTCTGCGCGAATTCCACCAGTTCGGGCTCGAGGTGTTCGGCACCCAGTCCCCCATGGCGGACGCCGAGCTGATCGGCACGGCGAAAAGCATTTTCGGTCGGCTCGGCGTACAAAACCTCAAGCTGGAGATCAACTCCATCGGCTGCCCCGGCTGCCGCGCGAAATACTACGAGGCTTTGCGGGCGTATTTCAGCGACTACAGGGACCAGCTCTGTGAAACCTGCCAGGGCCGTCTGGAGCGCAACCCGATGCGGATTCTGGACTGCAAAAGCCCGGTCTGCTCCAAAATCGCCGCGGGCGCGCCGCGGATGCTGGACTATCTGTGCGACGACTGCCGCACGCACTTTGAGAGCGTGAAATCCTACCTTGACGCGATTTCTATCGAATATACTGTCAATCCCTCCATTGTCCGCGGGCTGGACTACTACACCAAAACGGTGTTTGAGTTTGTTTCAGACGACCTCGGCGCGCAGAGCACCGTCTGCGGCGGCGGGCGCTACGACGGGCTGGTGGAGGAAATGGGCGGGCAGCCCATGCCCGCGCTGGGCTTCGGTCTGGGCATGGAGCGCCTGATGATGATTCTGGACGCGCAGAAGGTCGAATTCCCAGAGCCGGAGACCTGCGACCTGTTCATCGGGGCGCTCGGCGACGCGGCCAGGCTGGAAGCGTTTAAGCTGACGCACAGCTTACGGGAATATTCCATCAGCGCCGCGTGCGACATCAACGACCGCGGGCTGAAGGCGCAGATGAAATACGCGGACAAGATCTCCGCGAAATACTCCCTGGTCCTGGGCGACGACGAGCTTGCAGCCAAAAAGGCCGTCATCAAGAATATGAAAACCGGCGAGAAGTCGAAAATCGATCTGAGCAAAGACTTTGTCGAGCAGTTTGTCACGCTGCAGACGAAGGACGAGGATTCGATCGCGTTTTAA
- a CDS encoding epoxyqueuosine reductase QueH, producing the protein MVKINYQKQLDAVIAGLHGETPSLLLHACCAPCSSYVLEYLSDYFRITLFYYNPNISPEDEYRKRVEEVKRLIAALPAKNPVSFLEGNYDTGRFFALAKGHEDEPEGGERCFSCYALRLREAAQAAKEGGFDCFTTTLSISPYKNAEKLNAIGAQLEKESGVRYLYSDFKKKNGYQRSIALSTKYNLYRQDYCGCVFSKAERDRRLKVQNFSTQKGQPVENLPI; encoded by the coding sequence ATGGTCAAAATCAATTATCAGAAGCAGCTGGACGCTGTGATTGCCGGCCTGCACGGCGAAACGCCCTCCCTTTTGCTGCATGCCTGCTGCGCGCCGTGCAGCAGCTATGTGCTGGAATACCTTTCGGACTATTTCCGGATTACGCTGTTTTATTACAACCCCAACATTTCCCCGGAGGACGAATACCGCAAGCGCGTGGAGGAAGTGAAGCGTCTGATCGCGGCGCTCCCGGCGAAGAACCCCGTTTCCTTCCTGGAGGGAAACTATGACACCGGCCGCTTTTTCGCCCTTGCGAAGGGGCACGAGGACGAGCCGGAGGGCGGCGAACGCTGTTTTTCCTGCTATGCCCTGCGGCTGCGGGAAGCCGCTCAGGCGGCAAAAGAGGGCGGGTTCGACTGCTTTACGACCACCCTTTCCATCAGCCCGTACAAAAACGCGGAAAAACTGAACGCCATCGGCGCACAGCTGGAAAAAGAATCCGGCGTGCGCTACCTGTATTCCGACTTCAAAAAGAAAAACGGCTACCAGCGTTCCATCGCGCTTTCGACAAAATACAATCTGTACCGGCAGGATTACTGCGGCTGTGTATTCTCCAAAGCGGAGCGTGACCGCCGTTTAAAAGTTCAAAACTTTTCCACACAAAAAGGACAGCCAGTGGAAAACCTTCCGATTTGA
- a CDS encoding penicillin-binding transpeptidase domain-containing protein, with protein MDKLKGHSRYWAMGLIIFAIMAVYTLRLVDWQILNGSSFLKEADKLSPSTVVMDAARGEILDVNGVGLAVNKTGYAIVFDRVYMKSETQNNTIHQLIQLLNQRGEKWTDILPVKLNAKGQYEFVSGMDKEIATLKSADYANVNSYATADLCMAHLIEKYEVTGYEAAQARDIVSVRYNMTKSAFGISAPYTFAEDVSRDTIAIISENSSLLPGAAGKVTTVRQYPNGSLMPHILGTIGSISREEYDELKDKGYAFNDRLGKSGIEQAFESMLRGKAGKKVVETTNTGALASETVKTAPVSGDTVYLTVDSKIQSVLNVSLANNVKATQANGRKLSAQRYKGMSSGHGEDCVAGAAVVLRVKDFSVLAASTYPTYDLTEYLNDTNYYTSLINNKDKPLIDRAFNGVFTPGSVVKPYVALAALQEKAITTSTRLEGNSKYTRFADTGLILGSIGNYGMITANYAIQKSSNSFFYEVGYRLGITNMNLYAKRFGLGVKTGIELHESAGILAGREERVASGGSWYDADTVEAAVGQSDNQFTPLQLATYVATVANNGVRLKPHLVGKVTDYSRKNVLSQNAAEAVDNIGVSQSYLDYVKSAMRSVATAGTASSTFKNYGIAIAAKTGTAVQTPHSDNVTFVAFAPYDNPEIAVAVVLERGATSMYCNAVAKDIFDAYFYGKTVDADGSLVMPSASGTASSGASSGTASGTASGNPSSSSTGSSAG; from the coding sequence TTGGACAAGCTGAAAGGACATTCCCGTTACTGGGCTATGGGGCTGATTATTTTCGCCATCATGGCCGTCTATACCCTGCGCCTTGTGGACTGGCAGATTCTCAACGGCTCCTCCTTTCTGAAGGAAGCGGACAAACTCAGTCCCTCTACCGTCGTCATGGACGCCGCCCGCGGCGAAATCCTCGACGTAAACGGCGTGGGCCTTGCCGTAAACAAAACGGGCTACGCCATTGTGTTCGACCGCGTCTATATGAAGTCCGAGACCCAGAACAACACCATTCACCAGCTGATTCAGCTTCTGAACCAGCGGGGGGAAAAATGGACGGACATTTTGCCGGTCAAGCTGAACGCCAAAGGGCAGTATGAGTTTGTTTCCGGCATGGACAAGGAAATCGCAACGCTCAAATCGGCGGATTACGCGAATGTGAATTCTTACGCTACGGCGGACCTGTGTATGGCCCACCTGATCGAAAAATACGAGGTGACAGGGTACGAAGCCGCACAGGCGCGCGACATTGTTTCCGTGCGCTACAATATGACAAAATCCGCCTTCGGCATTTCGGCGCCGTACACCTTTGCCGAAGACGTCAGCCGCGACACCATCGCCATCATCAGTGAAAATTCCTCCCTGCTGCCCGGCGCGGCCGGGAAGGTCACCACCGTGCGCCAATACCCGAACGGCAGCCTGATGCCCCATATCCTGGGAACCATCGGTTCCATTTCCCGGGAGGAATACGACGAGCTGAAGGACAAGGGCTACGCGTTTAACGACCGGCTGGGAAAGAGCGGCATCGAGCAGGCCTTTGAAAGCATGCTCCGCGGCAAGGCCGGGAAAAAAGTGGTGGAGACCACAAACACCGGCGCGCTTGCCTCGGAAACGGTAAAGACCGCGCCGGTTTCCGGCGACACCGTTTACCTGACTGTGGACAGCAAAATCCAGAGCGTCCTCAACGTTTCCCTGGCCAACAACGTAAAGGCGACCCAGGCCAACGGGCGCAAGCTTTCCGCCCAGCGATACAAGGGGATGTCGAGCGGCCACGGCGAGGACTGCGTCGCGGGCGCCGCAGTGGTGCTGCGGGTAAAGGATTTCTCCGTGCTGGCGGCGTCCACTTATCCTACCTACGACCTGACGGAATATCTGAACGACACCAACTATTACACGTCCCTGATCAACAACAAGGATAAGCCACTGATCGACCGCGCCTTCAACGGCGTGTTCACCCCCGGCTCCGTCGTGAAACCGTATGTTGCGCTGGCCGCTTTGCAGGAAAAGGCCATCACGACCTCCACCCGGCTGGAAGGCAACAGCAAGTACACCCGCTTTGCGGACACCGGCCTGATTCTGGGCAGTATCGGCAACTACGGGATGATCACCGCGAATTACGCGATTCAGAAGTCCAGCAACTCCTTCTTCTATGAAGTGGGGTACCGGCTGGGAATTACCAATATGAACCTGTACGCCAAGCGCTTCGGGCTGGGCGTGAAAACCGGGATCGAGCTGCACGAAAGCGCGGGAATCCTGGCGGGCAGGGAGGAGCGCGTCGCCTCCGGCGGTTCCTGGTACGACGCCGACACCGTGGAAGCCGCGGTGGGACAGAGCGACAACCAGTTCACCCCGCTGCAGCTTGCCACCTACGTCGCGACCGTCGCGAACAACGGCGTGCGGTTAAAGCCCCATCTGGTCGGCAAGGTGACCGACTACTCCCGCAAAAACGTACTTTCACAGAACGCCGCCGAAGCGGTGGACAATATCGGGGTCTCCCAATCCTACCTCGATTACGTCAAGTCGGCCATGCGCAGCGTGGCGACCGCCGGTACGGCGAGCTCCACCTTCAAAAACTACGGGATCGCCATCGCCGCCAAAACCGGTACCGCGGTACAGACCCCGCACTCCGACAACGTTACCTTCGTGGCTTTCGCGCCGTACGACAATCCGGAGATCGCCGTGGCGGTCGTTCTGGAGCGCGGCGCGACCAGCATGTACTGCAACGCCGTGGCCAAGGATATCTTCGACGCGTACTTTTACGGGAAAACCGTCGACGCCGACGGCAGCCTCGTGATGCCGTCCGCTTCCGGCACCGCTTCCTCCGGGGCCTCTTCGGGGACGGCTTCCGGCACGGCGTCTGGGAACCCGTCTTCGTCTTCCACCGGCTCCTCCGCGGGCTGA
- the aspS gene encoding aspartate--tRNA ligase: MAEFMTGMKRTHYCGELRAADIGKTVTVCGWVQRQRDLGQLIFIDLRDRTGILQLAFNDATDRAVFDKAFSARAEYVLAATGAVRERSSKNAELPTGEIEIEVRELRVLAKSETPPFEIAADSNVKEDLRLKYRYLDLRRPNVQNKIIGRHKIVKVAHDYFDSNGFIEVETPVLIKSTPEGARDYLVPSRVFPGSFFALPQSPQLYKQLLMLSGFDRYMQIARCFRDEDLRADRQPEFTQIDLEMSFVDQDDVMAVGEGFMKQVYKQVLDIDIQTPFRRMTWHEAMRRFGSDKPDLRFGLELIDLTEDLKQTEFRVFKGAVEGGGSVRGINLKGLADKLSRKEIDKLTEWVKAYGAKGIAWTRLTEGGETSSFEKFLAPEETAAVRKTMGAETGDVLLIVASDEDAVVYASLGALRCELAARFGLIDKSKPCLLWVTDFPLFEFSKEENRYMAMHHPFTAPRAEDIDKLESDPGNVCAIAYDMVLNGNELGGGSIRINDPELQQRMFRALGFTPEEAQKRFGFLTDAFRYGAPPHGGMAFGLDRLVMLMLGCDSIRDVIAFPKVASSSELMSGAPTDVDEKQLTELGIGLLPKE, from the coding sequence ATGGCAGAATTCATGACAGGAATGAAACGGACCCACTACTGCGGCGAGCTGCGCGCCGCCGATATCGGCAAAACCGTGACGGTTTGCGGCTGGGTGCAGCGCCAGCGCGACCTGGGCCAGCTGATCTTTATCGACCTGCGTGACCGTACGGGCATCCTTCAGCTTGCGTTCAACGACGCGACCGACCGCGCGGTTTTCGACAAGGCGTTCTCCGCCCGTGCGGAATATGTGCTGGCGGCGACCGGCGCGGTGCGCGAGCGTTCGTCCAAGAACGCCGAGCTCCCGACCGGCGAAATTGAGATCGAAGTGCGGGAGCTGCGCGTTCTGGCGAAGAGCGAGACCCCGCCGTTTGAAATCGCGGCGGATTCCAACGTAAAGGAAGACCTGCGGCTGAAATACCGCTACCTGGACCTGCGCCGTCCCAACGTTCAGAATAAAATCATCGGCCGCCATAAAATCGTGAAGGTTGCCCACGACTACTTCGACAGCAACGGATTTATCGAGGTCGAAACGCCGGTCCTGATTAAATCCACGCCGGAGGGCGCGCGCGACTACCTCGTGCCTTCCCGCGTGTTCCCGGGCAGCTTTTTCGCGCTGCCGCAGTCGCCCCAGCTTTACAAGCAGCTTTTGATGCTTTCGGGCTTTGACCGCTACATGCAGATCGCCCGCTGCTTCCGCGACGAGGACCTGCGCGCGGACCGCCAGCCGGAATTCACGCAGATCGACCTGGAAATGTCCTTTGTGGATCAGGACGACGTGATGGCGGTCGGCGAGGGCTTTATGAAGCAGGTCTACAAGCAGGTTCTGGATATCGATATCCAGACGCCGTTCCGCCGCATGACCTGGCACGAGGCGATGCGCCGCTTCGGTTCGGACAAGCCCGACCTGCGTTTCGGCCTTGAGCTGATCGACCTGACGGAGGACTTGAAGCAGACCGAATTCCGCGTGTTCAAGGGCGCGGTCGAGGGCGGCGGAAGCGTGCGCGGCATCAACCTGAAGGGCCTTGCCGACAAGCTCAGCCGCAAGGAAATCGACAAGCTGACCGAATGGGTGAAGGCCTACGGCGCAAAAGGCATCGCGTGGACAAGGCTGACCGAAGGCGGGGAGACCTCTTCCTTTGAAAAATTCCTTGCTCCGGAGGAAACCGCCGCGGTGCGCAAAACCATGGGCGCCGAAACCGGCGACGTGCTGCTGATTGTCGCGAGCGACGAGGACGCCGTGGTGTATGCTTCCCTTGGCGCGCTGCGCTGCGAGCTTGCCGCGCGGTTTGGCCTGATCGACAAAAGCAAGCCCTGCCTGCTGTGGGTCACGGACTTCCCGCTGTTTGAGTTCAGCAAGGAAGAAAACCGCTATATGGCGATGCACCACCCGTTCACCGCGCCGCGCGCAGAGGACATCGACAAGCTTGAAAGCGACCCCGGCAATGTCTGCGCCATTGCGTACGACATGGTCTTAAACGGCAACGAGCTGGGCGGCGGTTCCATCCGTATCAATGACCCCGAGCTGCAGCAGCGCATGTTCCGGGCGCTGGGCTTCACCCCCGAGGAAGCGCAGAAGCGCTTCGGCTTCCTGACCGACGCGTTCCGCTACGGCGCCCCGCCGCACGGCGGCATGGCGTTCGGCCTGGACCGTCTGGTGATGCTGATGCTCGGCTGCGACAGCATCCGCGACGTGATTGCGTTCCCGAAGGTCGCCTCTTCCTCCGAACTGATGTCGGGCGCGCCGACGGACGTGGACGAAAAACAGCTTACCGAGCTGGGCATAGGCCTCCTTCCGAAGGAATAA
- a CDS encoding methylglyoxal synthase — translation MNIALIAHDAKKELMVQFCIAYCGVLSRHLLCATGTTGKMVSEATGLEIQRFLGGSQGGDQQIAARIACNEVDLLLFFRDPLNPKPHEPNDMNLLRLCDMHNIPVATNIATAEVLIHGLERGDLDWRNILNPKA, via the coding sequence ATGAATATTGCTTTAATCGCCCATGACGCAAAGAAGGAACTGATGGTTCAATTCTGCATCGCCTACTGCGGCGTTTTGAGCCGTCACCTGCTCTGTGCGACCGGCACCACGGGCAAGATGGTTTCCGAAGCGACCGGGCTTGAAATACAGCGCTTTCTGGGCGGCTCGCAGGGCGGCGACCAGCAGATCGCCGCGCGCATTGCCTGCAACGAGGTCGACCTGCTCCTGTTTTTCCGCGACCCGCTGAACCCGAAGCCGCACGAGCCGAACGACATGAACCTGCTGCGCCTGTGCGACATGCACAATATCCCCGTCGCGACCAACATCGCCACCGCGGAGGTTCTGATCCACGGTCTGGAGCGCGGCGATCTTGACTGGCGCAACATTTTGAATCCGAAAGCCTGA
- a CDS encoding winged helix-turn-helix transcriptional regulator, whose product MKKDKEKKKKRAKRPEPKLESAEKIREGAAEESSEDPLSYALAAVGGKWKLRILWALRGGASLRYGEIKQQIPPITDMMLSQSLRELTASGLIVRQQFQQIPPKVEYRITPAGGDLIPAVELLCAWASKQIKGEK is encoded by the coding sequence ATGAAAAAAGACAAGGAAAAGAAAAAGAAGCGCGCAAAGCGCCCGGAGCCAAAGCTGGAGTCTGCGGAAAAAATTCGGGAAGGCGCGGCGGAGGAATCTTCCGAGGATCCTCTTTCGTATGCGCTGGCTGCGGTGGGCGGCAAATGGAAGCTCCGGATTTTATGGGCGCTGCGCGGCGGCGCAAGCCTTCGCTACGGCGAAATCAAGCAGCAGATTCCCCCGATCACCGACATGATGCTCAGCCAGAGCCTGCGCGAGCTGACGGCCTCCGGGCTGATCGTGCGCCAGCAGTTCCAGCAGATTCCGCCGAAGGTGGAGTACCGGATCACCCCCGCAGGAGGCGACCTGATTCCCGCGGTGGAGCTTCTGTGCGCCTGGGCCTCAAAACAAATCAAAGGAGAGAAATAA